CCCAGCAGGGTGCAGAGGGTGGCCGCGACATTGGCCAGGCCGGGGTCTGGGACGGAGGTCAGGCGGAGGGTGTTTTGGTCGTGGAAGTCCTTGACGATGAACGGCACCGGGTTCAGGGTATGGGCGACCATGGGTGACCGTTTGCCGTTTTTTTCGGTCCACATGCATTCGGCGTTGCCGTGGTCCGAAGTGATGACGGCAATGCCGCCGGCATCGGCGACGGCGTCCAGAATGCGTCCCAGGCAGAGGTCCACGGTGGCCACGGCAATGCGGATCGCCGGTTCCACCCCGGTATGCCCGACCATGTCTCCGTTGGCCAGATTCACCCGAATGAAGCGATGTCGGCCCGCGGCAATGCTCTCGATGACACGGTCGGTGATCTCCGCGGCTTTCATCCAGGGGCGCAGGTCAAAGGCGATTCTGTCCGAGAGTATTTCTTCGTAGGTCTCCAGCTCTGGATTGATATATCCGGATTTATTGCCGTTCCAGAAGTAGGTGACGTGGCCGTATTTCTGGGTTTCAGAAATGGTGAACGAGGTGATTCCCGTGGCGCAGAGGTATTCCCCAACCGTGCCGGTGATGGTCGGCGGGGCCACGAGAAACTGCTTGGGAATCATGGCGTCTCCGTCATACTGCATCATCCCGGCATAGATCACGTCCGGACGGCGGATTCGGTCGAACTCGGTGAATTCCTCTTCCTCAAAGGCCCGGGAAATCTCGATGGCCCGGTCTCCTCGAAAATTGAAAAAAATCACGGCGTCGCCATCCTCGATGGTTCCCACCGGCGTGTCATGCTCCACGACCACGAAGCTGTCCATGTACTGATCCGTTATCTTCGGGTCTTCCTGGTAAAATGTTTCGATGGCCTCCGAAGCCGAGGTGAAGCGACGACCGTGGCCCAAAACATGGGCCTGCCAGCCCTTCTCCACAACCGGCCAGTTGGCGTTGTAGCGGTCCATGGTCGTGACCATCCGCCCTCCACCCGAGGCGATCCGGTAGTCCCGGCCTTCGACGGACAGTTTGCGCAGGCGGTCTTCCAATGGGCCTACGTAGCGCAGCGCGCTCTTCTGGTCCACGTCCCGACCGTCCAGTAAGGCATGTACCCGTACCCGACGGATTTTCTCCCGAGCGCAGCCGTCCAGAAGAGCGTACAGCTGTTCAACATGGCTATGCACGTTGCCGTCGGAGGTCAGGCCGATAAAGTGGACGGTCCCGCCGTCCTTGCCGGCCTGAATCACGCGTTGCCAGGTTTCGCCCTGAAACACCCGACCGGAGGCTATGGCTTCGTTGACCAGCCTGGCCCCTTGGGAAAAGACCCGGCCGGCCCCCAAGGCGTTGTGGCCCACCTCGGAATTGCCCATGTCATCGTCCGAAGGCAGGCCCACCGCCGTGCCGTGGGCCTTGAGGGAGATCATGAGTGGCTCTTGAAGCAGGGCGTCCAGGACCGGAGTGTGCGAGACATGGACGCCATCGCTGGCATCCCGGGGGCCCAGGCCGATGCCGTCCATGATGACGAGGACCACGGGGCCGGGACAGGGTTGCACGTCTGTGAGGGGGGTGAGGGGAGCGATGGACATGAGCGATCCTTTTTGGCTACTTGAGGGTGGATGAATCCATTAGGCCGGGCTACCTGCCGCGGAGAATATTCCAGTAATACCGGAGCCTTGATTTCCATGTTGCCTGCAACGGGCCACGTTCATTTCGCAAGGCGTCGCCCTGGAGCCGGTAGAGCGGACCGCCGCCGGGGTTGCGCCAGCCGCGGTTCAGGGCCGCGCCGATGCGCATCCGGTAGGGGTAGTGGCGGGCCGTGAGACGATCGATGCGGCGGTTTACCAGGCCGGATGGATATACATAGGTGTTCGGGAATCGGCCCAGGTGGTCGGCGATGATCTGCCCGGCCCCATGGATTTCCCGGACCAGGTCCACGTCAGGGTCGGTCAAGTCCCGATGCCCCGCGGAATGGCAAGCTATCTGGGCCGCTCCGCTGTCCTGCATTTCCCGCAGTTCTTGCCAGGAGCAGAAGCAGGCCGTGTTTCCCTTGCGCCCAACCTGGGAACTGACGTTCAGCCGGTCGGGCATCGGGACAACGACGCTGTCCCGGATGACGTCCGTGGACACGCTGACCAGGGCGCGCAGCCCCATCTCCCGCAATATCGGGTAGACGAAGTGATAGAAGCCGACGTGGGCATCGTCAAAGGTCAGGCAGATACTCAGCTTGTTCGGCTGGAGCGGTTCCCCCGGCAAGACCACGGGGTGGTTGTCGCGCACGTACCGCAGATGGGCGTGGAGTAGCCGTGGGTCATTGGCGTACTTGCCCCCGCCTGGGACCACGTCATGGTACATCACGACGGCAAGCACGCTGATTGGCCTCATGCAGCTTGAGATACTTGTAGAATGCGGTGTGACCGTTGTAGGCCGAGATGAGCAGGCCTTCATACCCCTGGGTAACGCCGCGCTGCAGCACATACGATTTGAAAAAGGCAAAGCTTCCGTGCAGGAGGGCTTTCATTGGTCCGGAGCTTTTTTTCCCGGCGTGCTGGGCCGCGAATTGATCGGTATAGTGCTGCATCTTGGTCAGAAAGTCGGCGACGCAGGCATAGGAGTAGTGGCGGACGGGATGGCTGAGGCGGACCTCACGCAGGCCCGTGGTGATCACGCCTTCATGCACAGCGACGTCCGTGAACCGGGTGCGCCCGCGATGAAACAGCCGGACGTGGCGGTCCGGATGCCAGCCACAGGTGGTGATGCGCTTGCCGTTGAAGTAGTTTTCCATGGGGAAGGAGTAGACGCAGGCCGGATTCAGGGACTGGTTGCTGATCTCCGTGAAAAGTTCCGATGTGACGATCTCGTCGCTGTCAATGGAGAGAATCCAGTCATGGGCGGCCAGTTCCACGGCCCGGTTGTGCAGGGGGCCGAAGCCCGTGAAGGGCTCCTGGAACACGCGGACGTTGGCGAAGGTCGCGGCGATGTCCAGGGTGACGTCGGTGGAGCCGTTGTCCAGGATGACCACGTCCGCAAAGGCGGAAACAGCCTGCAGACATTCGGCGAGCAGCCGTTGGGCGTCTTTGGTCAGGATCGTGACGCTGATGGGAAGCATTGAGGATGGCGTCATGATGCCCCCGTCGTGGCGGTTGTCCGGGCAGAAACGGTCTTGCCCCGGGCAGCCCGGTAACTTTGCAGGGTTTTGGCCATCATGCGCTCAAACCCCAGCCGGGATGTGGCCAATTGGAAAGCGGTCTCAACGCGGGCCGGGTCGCCCTTGTCCAGAACATCCAGCACGGCCCTGGCCATGGCCGGGATATCTTGTCCCGGAACCAGCCATCCTGTTTGGTCCCCGACCAGCTCGGCCACTGCCCCGACATCTGTGGCGACCACGGGCCTGCGCATGGCAAAGGCCTGGGGAACCACTCGGGACTGGGCCTCCACATCCACGGAGGCCAGGACGACGCAATCCGCGGCAGCGATGATTTCCGGGACATCCTCCCGGTATCCGGTCATGGTCACGACACCGGCCAGATCACGCTCCTGAATCCGTTGGCGCACCTGCTCCTCGAATTCCGGCCGGGTGCCCTGGCCCACAAGCAGGAAGCGGACATCGGGTGATGTCTGGTGCACCAACGCGGCCGCCTCGACAAAAAAGAGCTGGCCTTTGTCCGGGCGGATCATGCCGATATTGACCACGACGCGCGTATGCCCTGCAATGCCGAATTCCCGGCGAACCTGCCCGCCGGAAACCCTGGGATGGAAGCGGGCCAGGTCAATGCCTTCCCCGATGACGTCAATGCGCTGGGGGTCGAGACCAGCCTCGGCCACCCTGCCCCGCAACAGCTTCGCCGTGACGATGATTCGGTCCGCGCCATATTTCCAGTAAGGGGTATGGGTGATGTCGCGGGAAATGGGTTTGGTGACATGGACGGAGCGGACAACCGGATAGCCGAACAGACGCAGCCACGCGCAGAGCTGGGCATCCCGCGAGCCGTGGGCGTCGATGACGTGAATGCCCTTTTCCCGCACGAAGCGCAGCAGCTTCATGAACACGGCCGGGTTGGCACTGCCCCGGAATGCCAGGGGAAAAACAGGCAGACCCAGGGACGTTGCCCGCTCCACGATTTTCGAAGCAGGATGGGCCGCGATCCAGCCGCGATGTCCCTGGTCGATCAACCAGCGGATCTGTTCCAGGATGCGCATTTCCTGGCCACCCCAGTTGGGGCTGGATTCCGTATGTAAAATGTGCAAGGGGTGGGGCATGGCTGATGCGTTTTTTTAAACAGTCCGTTGAAAAACTCCCAATTGCTGCGTCGCTGCAAAAAGTTCAAACTCTCACGTATGAATAAATACGCTTCGACCTTGATTCGATTGCCCGGATGGCAAATCGAAAATGTGGCGAAGCCACAGCCCGTGAGGGCCGGACACAGGACGTGTCCGGTAGCTTTTTTTGCTCCTTGCTCTTGGGGCTTTTGAACGGACTGCCGGATAAGGACTTTTTCAACACTCAGATAGGCCCCGGTAAAAGGCCGTGGGCGACGTATTGACTCCATCTCGACCATTCTCGGGAACGAGACAACATAAGGTGATGCGGGAAAATGCACAATCTTGACGATCCGGCCATGCATGTGCCGAAGTATTTACGCCATTTGCGGCAGGTGGTGGTGGACCGGTCGGTCCTGGATGCCCCATTGACCCAGCGGGTGCTGCGGCGGTTGGGGCATTTGCCCGTGGAGATCCGTGAATCCGAGTTTGATTTCGGGCGCATGTCTCCCTCTTCGGTGGACAAAAGGGCCGAGGATGCATCCGATCCCAGGGAGAGCGGCGAGGGAACCGTTTATCTGAAGCACTACCGGGGTCGTTTCCTGCGCTCCTGTCCGGGAACGCGGCACTATCACTGCTGCGCCTACCGGATCGTGCATATCGGCGAGAATTGCCCCTTGTCCTGCTCCTACTGCATTCTCCAGGCCTACTTCCAGGACCGGGTTCTCAAGGTCTGGGCCAATCAGGCGGATTTGTTCGCCGAACTGGAGTCGGCCTTCATGGAGCAATCCGATCGTCGCTGGCGACTGGGCACCGGAGAGTTCACCGATTCCCTGACCCTGGAGCCGGTGACCGGGTACAGTGGTGACCTGGTCGGGTTTCTGGGGACGTTCCCTCAGGCCTGTCTGGAATTGAAGTCCAAGGTCGTGGATCTGAGCTGGATGGACCGGGTGGTCAGGCCGGACCGCGTTTTGCCGGCCTGGTCCATGAACGCGCCCGAGATCCAGGCTGACCAGGAGGGCGGCAGCGCATCCCTGGAAGAGCGCCTGCGGGCCGCCCGGATTTGTGCCCAGGCCGGCTTTCGCGTCTGCCTGCATTTTGACCCGGTCATCCCTTTTTCCGGCTGGGAGCGTGGCTATACCCAAACCGTTGAGATGATCGCGGACCACCTTCGTCCCGAGGATGTGGCCTACATCAGCCTGGGTTCGCTGCGCTTCATGCCGGAACTCAAGCAACGCATCGAGGAGAACCACCCCCAGGCCCGCTACATCTACGCAGAATTCATCACCGGCCTGGACGGCAAGCAACGGCTGCTGCGCCCCCAGCGGGTCCGCCAACTGCGCCATGTGGCCGAAGGGCTGCGCCGGGCCGGCTTTCAGGGTCTGTACTTGTGCATGGAGTCCGACGAGGTCTGGAACGCGGTTTTCGGGTACACGCCAAAGGAGTTGGGCGGGCTGGGTCGGTATTTGATGCGCCGGGCCTTTGGGGAGTGAAGTTCATGAAAACGGCGGCATGGTCACCGACTATGCTGCCGGAACCACTGCTCCAAGGTGGTGCAGTGTCGGCAGGCACCGCGTTTTTGGAAAAGCCTGATCAGGGCGACGCCGACGAGAAAGCCCCCGATGTGCGCCCACCAGGCAATGCCGCCGCCCATGCCGTTGAAGATCAGGGAAAAAACACCGGAAAGGATCTGGATCAGGAACCAGATGCTGAGAAAGATGACCGCTGGGACTTCAAAAAAGTAGGGGAGAAAAAAAATGGGGACCAGGGCCACCACCTTGGCATGGGGGTAGAGCAGCAGATATGCGCCCATGACTCCGGCAATTGCCCCGGAGGCGCCAATAACCGGAACCTGTGAGCCGAGATTGAATACCAGGTGGATGAGGATCGCGCCGAGACCGCAGAGCAGATAGAAAAGCAAAAACCGCAATGGCCCCATGACGTCCTCCACGTTGTCCCCGAATATCCAGAGCATCCACATGTTCAACAGAAAGTGCAGCCATCCGGCATGGAGGAACATGTGCGTGATCAGGGTCGTGGCCCAATTCGGCGCGTATCCGACAAATTCAGCCCAGGCCGGATCGGTTACCCTGGCCGGAACCATGCCGAAGATGTGGGTGAACTGCAGCAGTTCCCGCCCGGTCATGGTCAATTGCAGGAGGAAAACCGCCGTGTTCAGGATGATAATCAGCCACACTCCGTAGGACGGACCGCGGCTGGGGATGTTATCTCGCAGTGGAATCATGGTATTCCCTCTGGGGTGCGGGGATGACCAGGGCTTGGACATGGGCCAGGCGGCGACGGACGTCCTGATTGCGCAGCCACCGCAGGACCCTCGACAGTCTGAGCGCCACCTGGGCAAGGCCTTCCCGGGTGCCGGGGTTGTTGATGACCAGACCGCAGGATTGGAGTTTTTTCTCCTCGGGCCATTGCCAGGATTCCATGTCGGCCAGCAGATTGTCGTCCCAGCCGCGATGCGCGCGCAGCCAGTCCCGGCGGCGGTGTGGATCGCAGGCCAAACCGACAATCAGGTCGAAGCCGGAGGTCCAGCCGGACTCCAGGAGCAGCGGAACTTCGGCAACGGTGACCCGAGCCGCGTAATTCGTTTTCCAGAACGCGTGCAGGTGGTGTTTGACCAAGGGGTGGATCATGGCCTCCACCTCCCGGCGCAGCCCGGGAATGTCCCGCATGGCCTGCAGAAGGGCCTTCTTGTCAACGGGTTCCGTGGGCATCGGAGTGAAGCGTTCACCGTAGCGACGCCGGAGCAGTTCCCAGCCGTTTTGACCCGGGCGATACAGTTCGGCCACGGCCCTGTCCGCACTCCAGACCGGAATGCCCTGTCCGGCCAAATCAGCCAAAAGCAGGCTCTTGCCGCAACCGGGCATGCCGATCAGGCCGACGCGCTGGGTGGTGCGGGAACCAACCAGGATGGTCTGAAACATGTCCTTGGGCGGTGCCACCTGGAAATCCATGGGCTCTTCACTGCGCGGGTGTGGAAGACCCAATTTCCAGGCGTGCAGCATAGGACGTTGCAGCACCATGTTCAACCCGGGGATTGCCGATTGCCATGATGCATGCGCTGCCGGGCAATAGGTCGGGTCACCTAGCAGAGGGTGGTCGATGTGTTGCATGTGCACCCGGATCTGATGGGTCCGCCCGCTGAGAATGCGCACGCAAAGCAGGCTGAATCGGTCCCCTGGTGCTGTCCAGAGCAGCGTATACTCGCTGTGTGCCGGTTTGCCGCCCTTGGCCACCACGGCCATGCGGGTTTTGGAGGTCGGGTGACGGCCGATGGGGGCATCAACGAGGCCACTCGAATCGGGGCGACCGTGCACCAAGGCCAAGTAGACCTTTTTTACGCCCCGCTCGGCAAAGGAGGCAGTCAAGCGCAGCCTGGCCGCTTCGGTCAAGGCCACGGCCATCAGGCCGGTGGTGTCCTTGTCCAATCGGTGCACGATGCCGGGCCGGGCGCCCTCCAACTGTGAGAGTTCCGGAAAATGGTGCAGCAGGCGGTGGACCAGCGTGCCGTGGTCCAGCCCCGGAGCGGGATGGACCACCAGCCCGGCAGGCTTGTTCAAAACCACCAGATCATCGTCGTAGTAAAGGATGCGCAGTGTTCGGTTTTCAGGCTGTAACGCAGCCTGCGGGGGGATCTTCCCCAACTCCAGGCGTTCGCCTGTAGCGAGGCGTCGTCCCGGGCGGAGGCAGGGGCGGCCATCAACCGTGGCAAAACCGCTTTTGATCCAGGCCTGAATTTTGGAACGGGTAATGCCGAGGTGCCTGGTGCGATCCATCAAGAACTGGTCCAGCCGAATCCCGGCCTGGCCTTGGTCGACGACGGCAACCAGTTCCACCTGCTCTGGTTGGGGCTCAGCAGGGGAGGACATGGGGAGGCGGATAGCAGCCGATGCACACGTGGGTTTTCATCGGGGAGTGTTGTAAGAAGGAAAAATGAAGTTGGAGTGGTGGGGGACGGTTCAGGGCGACGGTTTCTTTGCACCGTCGCGCCATGGATCCCGACATATGCCCGGATTGACCGGGTTGCTGTTCAAGGTCTGAACAATCGGTCCAACGTTTAAGCCTCAAAATATCGGATGGACATCGGGCTTGGGGGCATAACTGAGTGTTGAAAAAGCCCTTATCTGGCAGTCCGCTCAAAAACCCCAAGAGCAAGGAGCAAAAAAAGCTACCGGACACGTCCTGTGTCCGGCCCTCACGGGCTGTGGCTTCGCCACATTTTCGATTTGCCGTCCTGGCAATCGAATCAAGATCGAAGCGTATTTATTCATACGTGAGAGTTTGAACTTTTTGCAGCGACGCAGCAATTGGGAGTTTTTCAACGGACTGTCAAGTGATCCGCTCTCTGGCTTTTCTGTCCTCCACATAGCGGGCCACGACCTGGGCGGCAGTGCAGCCTTCGGCCGCGGCAGTGACGATCTGCTTGACATATTTTTCCCGCAGATCGCCGATGACGTAAAACCCGGGAATGTTGGTTTCACACTTCTCGTTGGTGACCACAAAACCGTCAGTGTTCATTTTTACTCCGGCAGGTACCAGCTTCTTATTGGGCTCAAAGCCGATGAACACGAAAACACCGTCCGCATCCAGGTGGTGTGTGGCGGCGTTTTGCACGTTTTTCAGTTCCACACCGGTGACTCCCGAGTCATCAGCCGTGATCGCCGTGACCACGCTGTCCATGTGCAGGATGACCCGCGGCTCGCTGCGGATGCGTTTTTGGAGGATCATCCCGGCCCGAAACGTATCCCTGCGGTGGACGATATGGACTTCCTTGGAAATTTTCGCCAGGAACAGGGACTCTTCCAAAGCAGAGTCGCCGCCACCCACCACCACGACCTGCTTGCCGCGGAAGAAGAAACCGTCGCAAACCGCGCAGTAGGAAACCCCCTTGCCATAGTTTTCGGTTTCCCCGGGAATACCCAATTGGCGCGGATGCCCGCCACAGGCCAAAATCACGGCCAGGGCGTGCAGTTCTGATCCGTCGTCGAGGCGGACGGTGTGCGCATCCAGGCCCGGCTCGACCTCCAGGACCTCTCTATTCAATATTTCCAGGCCGCAGGAACGGGCATGTTCCGCCATGGCCTCTGCCAAAGCGGTACCTTGGATGGACTTTGTTCCCGGCCAGTTTTCGATCGTATCCGTGTTGTTCAGCTGCCCGCCGGGAACGCCCTTTTCAATCAGTACCGTGTGCAGTGCGGCGCGTTGCGCATATATTCCGGCGGTCAGGCCTCCAGGGCCGCTGCCGATAATGATCAGATCGTGAATGGTCAGATCCGCCATGATGGTCGCTCCTTCAGTTGCTAGAGGGAAGAAAAGAGAGACAAGGATTGCTATCCATCCCGAATCAGTCCTGACCGTGAGGCCATGTCACGTAACATGAGTTTCTTGCGGAAAAAACGTTGTCGCAACTTGACGGCGGCCAACTTTTTTCCGCGGTATCCGCCTGATGGATGCATTCCGATGCGGGCGTCATGCCGACGTTCGCCTGCGAAGGGTTGCAGAGCCCCGCTTCCGGGTGGCCTGATTTTCTCTGTCAGGTCAGGGAGTGCGTTTGGCAGCGCACTATCGTGACGCCGGCCGCAGGACGTCCTGGCGCAGCACCCGGATTTCGGCCGCGCGATACAGCTCGGCCACGAATGCCTGCAGGAATTCGCGTTGGCGAGACTGGAGCAGAGCGCTGCGCCAGTCGGCCCGCTCCGCAAGCCATAGTTCCTCGCTGGGGGCAATGCGCTCGTGTACGCGAGCAACGATGAATGCGTCTTGCAACTGATATACCTGCGGCAGCCACTCCCCGATTTCGGCGGTGAATGCGTCTTTGCCCAGACTGGGATGAAACCCCAGGCCGGGGATGAACCCCTGGCGTCCGAAGGCAGCACTGGTCTGTAATTCCTCGGGGTCGTAGGCCTGGGGATCCTCAGCGTGTATCAATTCCAGAGCCTGCTCGGCCTTGGCCCGTGCGGCCTCCTTGGCCATGTCCAGGCGAAGCTGGGTGAGGATACGCTCACGGACGTCCTCCAAGGGACGCACGTGTTGCGGCTCAAAGTCGATGCGTCGTGCCAGGAGATAGCCGTCGGCCAGGAGAAGGGGAGTCTGGGTGGTTTCGCCGTCCTGAAGGCCGAACAACACGGCAACGGCTTCGGGAGTCAGGTCCAGCTCAGCCGGGGATTGGCCCATGGGGAAGAAATCCGTGGTGCGCAGGGGAAGGTCCAGCATTTCAGCTGCCGTCTCCAGGGATTCACCGACAATGAGCTGTTCCATGGCCAGATCCAGGGCCTCGGCAAGCCGGTCAAGACCGTGCTCCTCGGCCAACCGGGCCCGGATGGTCCCGGCGACGTCTTCCAGAGGCACCACGCCACTATCTCGACGCTCCTGGACCTGGATCAGATGCCAGCCAAACGGGGTACGCACCGGTTCACTGGTATGACCAGGTTCAAGGGCAAACGCCGCGTCCTCAAAGGCATCAACCATTTCGCCACGGCCGAACCAGCCCAGATCGCCACCCTGGGCCGCGCTGGCGTCGTCGGAGTATTCCCTGGCCAATTCGGCAAAAGATTCTCCTGCCTGCATCCGAACCAGCAGCTGCACCAGTTTTTCCCGAACCTGATCCTCCGCGGTCTGCGAGTCGTCCTCGGGGGTGATGAGAATGTGTCGAGCGTGGACCTGCTCGGGAACCGCAAATTCGTGGGCCATATTCGTGTAATATGCCTCGATCTCTTCCTGGGTGACGCGGGTTGGATCGGCCAGTTCGGCCGGGCTGATATGCAGATAGGCGATGCGGATTCTGGGAGGAACCTGGAAGGTGTCCACGTTGGCCTGATAGTGGGCCTCGATGGCCTCTTCATCCACCTCGAACCGATCCAGTTCCATGGTCCAGGGAAACGAGAGGTAGTTCAGCACGGTTTCTTCTTGAGCAAATGTGAAGAAATCGCGGGCATCCTGGTCGGAAATCGTGGCGGGCAGGCCGATGAATTCCCCGAGGCGCTGGATTTTCAGGTCCCCGCGGAAATCACGTTCAAACTGCGCGGGGGTCAGGTTGTGGGCGCGCAATACCGCCTGGTACTGGGCTGGACTGAAGCGGTCGTCCTGGTCGCGAAAAACGAGCATCTCCACGATGGATTGGCGCAGCTCCTGGGCGGTAACATTGATGCCAAGCCGGGTGGCTTCCTGCTCCATAAGCTTGGCGTTGACCATTTGACCGAAAATCTGACCACGGAAATCCATCCGTTCCAGTTCTTCCACGGATATGTTTGGATTTTCCTGACGCAGGTTGTCCAACGTCTGCCGATAAACCCGTTGAAAGTCTTCCAGCAGCAACGGGCTGCCGTTGATTTCCGCCAGGATGTCGCCCCGCTCGCTTCGGAAGCTGCCGACTCCCCAGAAGACGAAAACCAGGATGATGATGCCGAATATGACTTTGACGCCCCAGGACTGGGCGTTACGGCGAATTGCGTCAAGCATTGGTGCTCCTTGATCTGGTAGCCGCGGTGGATTGGAGGATACCAGGAATCAGTTTATTTCTTGCGGGCCTTTATCAGGTTCAAGAGACCGCCGACCTTGATAATCTCAAGCTCTTTGGGGGTCAAATCGTGGCGGACAGACATCTTTGTGCCGTCGTCAAGACGCAGAGCTGCTTCGGAACTCGTGAACAGGCTGGAGCTGGTGAGTTCGACATTTTGCCCCAGGGAGATCTTCTGGTGGTCAGCGGGATCGGCGAAAACCAATGGGAGAATGCCGAAATTGATCAGGTTGGCCTTGTGAATCCGGGCAAAGGATTTGGCCAGGACGATCCGGACGCCCAGGTGACGGGGGCCGAGAGCGGCGTGCTCCCGGCTGGAGCCTTGCCCGTAGTTCTCCCCGCCGACAATGATTCCGGTCTCGGCGTTTTGCGCCCTGTTGACGAAATCCGGGTCGACCCGGTTGAAAATATAGGTGCTGATCGCCGGAAGGTTGGAGCGCAGGGCCGTGACCGCCGCTCCGCCTGGCAGGATATGGTCCGTCGTGATGTTGTCGCCCAGGACGATCAGGACCTGGGCACGGATCT
This is a stretch of genomic DNA from Desulfonatronum thioautotrophicum. It encodes these proteins:
- the gpmI gene encoding 2,3-bisphosphoglycerate-independent phosphoglycerate mutase; translation: MSIAPLTPLTDVQPCPGPVVLVIMDGIGLGPRDASDGVHVSHTPVLDALLQEPLMISLKAHGTAVGLPSDDDMGNSEVGHNALGAGRVFSQGARLVNEAIASGRVFQGETWQRVIQAGKDGGTVHFIGLTSDGNVHSHVEQLYALLDGCAREKIRRVRVHALLDGRDVDQKSALRYVGPLEDRLRKLSVEGRDYRIASGGGRMVTTMDRYNANWPVVEKGWQAHVLGHGRRFTSASEAIETFYQEDPKITDQYMDSFVVVEHDTPVGTIEDGDAVIFFNFRGDRAIEISRAFEEEEFTEFDRIRRPDVIYAGMMQYDGDAMIPKQFLVAPPTITGTVGEYLCATGITSFTISETQKYGHVTYFWNGNKSGYINPELETYEEILSDRIAFDLRPWMKAAEITDRVIESIAAGRHRFIRVNLANGDMVGHTGVEPAIRIAVATVDLCLGRILDAVADAGGIAVITSDHGNAECMWTEKNGKRSPMVAHTLNPVPFIVKDFHDQNTLRLTSVPDPGLANVAATLCTLLGYASPEAYQPPLVNYVFNQQ
- a CDS encoding polysaccharide deacetylase family protein, with the translated sequence MLAVVMYHDVVPGGGKYANDPRLLHAHLRYVRDNHPVVLPGEPLQPNKLSICLTFDDAHVGFYHFVYPILREMGLRALVSVSTDVIRDSVVVPMPDRLNVSSQVGRKGNTACFCSWQELREMQDSGAAQIACHSAGHRDLTDPDVDLVREIHGAGQIIADHLGRFPNTYVYPSGLVNRRIDRLTARHYPYRMRIGAALNRGWRNPGGGPLYRLQGDALRNERGPLQATWKSRLRYYWNILRGR
- a CDS encoding glycosyltransferase family 2 protein, whose translation is MTPSSMLPISVTILTKDAQRLLAECLQAVSAFADVVILDNGSTDVTLDIAATFANVRVFQEPFTGFGPLHNRAVELAAHDWILSIDSDEIVTSELFTEISNQSLNPACVYSFPMENYFNGKRITTCGWHPDRHVRLFHRGRTRFTDVAVHEGVITTGLREVRLSHPVRHYSYACVADFLTKMQHYTDQFAAQHAGKKSSGPMKALLHGSFAFFKSYVLQRGVTQGYEGLLISAYNGHTAFYKYLKLHEANQRACRRDVP
- a CDS encoding glycosyltransferase family 4 protein; protein product: MPHPLHILHTESSPNWGGQEMRILEQIRWLIDQGHRGWIAAHPASKIVERATSLGLPVFPLAFRGSANPAVFMKLLRFVREKGIHVIDAHGSRDAQLCAWLRLFGYPVVRSVHVTKPISRDITHTPYWKYGADRIIVTAKLLRGRVAEAGLDPQRIDVIGEGIDLARFHPRVSGGQVRREFGIAGHTRVVVNIGMIRPDKGQLFFVEAAALVHQTSPDVRFLLVGQGTRPEFEEQVRQRIQERDLAGVVTMTGYREDVPEIIAAADCVVLASVDVEAQSRVVPQAFAMRRPVVATDVGAVAELVGDQTGWLVPGQDIPAMARAVLDVLDKGDPARVETAFQLATSRLGFERMMAKTLQSYRAARGKTVSARTTATTGAS
- a CDS encoding SPL family radical SAM protein — encoded protein: MHNLDDPAMHVPKYLRHLRQVVVDRSVLDAPLTQRVLRRLGHLPVEIRESEFDFGRMSPSSVDKRAEDASDPRESGEGTVYLKHYRGRFLRSCPGTRHYHCCAYRIVHIGENCPLSCSYCILQAYFQDRVLKVWANQADLFAELESAFMEQSDRRWRLGTGEFTDSLTLEPVTGYSGDLVGFLGTFPQACLELKSKVVDLSWMDRVVRPDRVLPAWSMNAPEIQADQEGGSASLEERLRAARICAQAGFRVCLHFDPVIPFSGWERGYTQTVEMIADHLRPEDVAYISLGSLRFMPELKQRIEENHPQARYIYAEFITGLDGKQRLLRPQRVRQLRHVAEGLRRAGFQGLYLCMESDEVWNAVFGYTPKELGGLGRYLMRRAFGE
- a CDS encoding rhomboid family intramembrane serine protease, which encodes MIPLRDNIPSRGPSYGVWLIIILNTAVFLLQLTMTGRELLQFTHIFGMVPARVTDPAWAEFVGYAPNWATTLITHMFLHAGWLHFLLNMWMLWIFGDNVEDVMGPLRFLLFYLLCGLGAILIHLVFNLGSQVPVIGASGAIAGVMGAYLLLYPHAKVVALVPIFFLPYFFEVPAVIFLSIWFLIQILSGVFSLIFNGMGGGIAWWAHIGGFLVGVALIRLFQKRGACRHCTTLEQWFRQHSR
- a CDS encoding dephospho-CoA kinase; this translates as MSSPAEPQPEQVELVAVVDQGQAGIRLDQFLMDRTRHLGITRSKIQAWIKSGFATVDGRPCLRPGRRLATGERLELGKIPPQAALQPENRTLRILYYDDDLVVLNKPAGLVVHPAPGLDHGTLVHRLLHHFPELSQLEGARPGIVHRLDKDTTGLMAVALTEAARLRLTASFAERGVKKVYLALVHGRPDSSGLVDAPIGRHPTSKTRMAVVAKGGKPAHSEYTLLWTAPGDRFSLLCVRILSGRTHQIRVHMQHIDHPLLGDPTYCPAAHASWQSAIPGLNMVLQRPMLHAWKLGLPHPRSEEPMDFQVAPPKDMFQTILVGSRTTQRVGLIGMPGCGKSLLLADLAGQGIPVWSADRAVAELYRPGQNGWELLRRRYGERFTPMPTEPVDKKALLQAMRDIPGLRREVEAMIHPLVKHHLHAFWKTNYAARVTVAEVPLLLESGWTSGFDLIVGLACDPHRRRDWLRAHRGWDDNLLADMESWQWPEEKKLQSCGLVINNPGTREGLAQVALRLSRVLRWLRNQDVRRRLAHVQALVIPAPQREYHDSTAR
- the trxB gene encoding thioredoxin-disulfide reductase — protein: MADLTIHDLIIIGSGPGGLTAGIYAQRAALHTVLIEKGVPGGQLNNTDTIENWPGTKSIQGTALAEAMAEHARSCGLEILNREVLEVEPGLDAHTVRLDDGSELHALAVILACGGHPRQLGIPGETENYGKGVSYCAVCDGFFFRGKQVVVVGGGDSALEESLFLAKISKEVHIVHRRDTFRAGMILQKRIRSEPRVILHMDSVVTAITADDSGVTGVELKNVQNAATHHLDADGVFVFIGFEPNKKLVPAGVKMNTDGFVVTNEKCETNIPGFYVIGDLREKYVKQIVTAAAEGCTAAQVVARYVEDRKARERIT